The following are from one region of the Klebsiella aerogenes genome:
- the gppA gene encoding guanosine-5'-triphosphate,3'-diphosphate diphosphatase: MKSMSSTSLYAAIDLGSNSFHMLVVREVAGSIQTLSRIKRKVRLAAGLNNDNALSAEAMERGWQCLRLFAERLQDIPPAQIRVVATATLRLAVNAGEFLAKAQKILGCPVQVISGEEEARLIYQGVAHTTGGADQRLVVDIGGASTELVTGTGAQTTSLFSLSMGCVTWLERYFADRSLTKENFDLAEAAARDVLRPIADVLRYHGWKVCVGASGTVQALQEIMMAQGMDERITLTKLQQLKQRAIQCGRLEELEIEGLTLERALVFPSGLAILIAIFSELNIQCMTLAGGALREGLVYGMLHLSVDQDIRSRTLRNIQRRFMIDTEQAQRVANLATQLVDQLDNNWLLDPLSRDLLISACALHEIGLSVDFKRAPQHAAYLVNNLDLPGFTPAQKKLIATLLLNQTNAIDLSSLHQQNAVPPRIAEHLCRLLRLAILFASRRRDDLLPTIQLAADDEKLTLTLPDDWLEEHPLGREMVEQECQWQSYVHWALLLNNGDAAR, translated from the coding sequence ATGAAGAGTATGAGCTCCACCTCGCTATATGCCGCCATCGACCTTGGTTCCAATAGTTTTCATATGTTGGTGGTGCGCGAGGTGGCGGGCAGCATCCAGACCCTGAGCCGCATCAAGCGCAAGGTCCGTCTGGCCGCCGGCCTGAATAACGACAACGCGCTGTCTGCAGAAGCGATGGAGCGTGGCTGGCAATGCTTGCGCCTGTTTGCTGAACGTTTGCAGGATATCCCTCCGGCGCAAATTCGCGTCGTCGCTACCGCTACGCTGCGTCTGGCGGTTAATGCCGGCGAGTTTCTGGCGAAAGCGCAGAAAATCCTCGGTTGCCCCGTCCAGGTGATCAGCGGCGAAGAAGAAGCGCGCCTGATCTATCAAGGCGTAGCGCATACCACCGGCGGCGCCGATCAGCGCCTGGTCGTGGATATCGGCGGCGCCAGCACCGAACTGGTAACCGGCACCGGCGCGCAAACCACCTCGCTTTTCAGTCTGTCGATGGGCTGCGTCACCTGGCTTGAGCGGTATTTCGCCGACCGTAGTCTGACCAAAGAAAACTTCGATCTCGCCGAAGCCGCGGCGCGCGATGTACTGCGCCCAATCGCCGATGTCCTGCGTTATCACGGCTGGAAAGTGTGCGTCGGCGCATCCGGTACCGTACAGGCGCTGCAGGAAATTATGATGGCGCAAGGAATGGATGAACGTATCACCCTGACCAAGCTGCAGCAGCTTAAGCAGCGCGCCATTCAATGCGGCCGTCTCGAAGAACTGGAAATCGAAGGGTTAACGCTCGAACGCGCATTGGTATTTCCGAGCGGGCTCGCCATTCTGATCGCTATCTTCAGCGAATTGAATATTCAGTGCATGACCCTGGCGGGCGGCGCATTACGCGAAGGCCTGGTTTACGGCATGCTGCATCTCTCCGTCGATCAGGATATCCGCAGCCGTACGCTGCGCAATATTCAGCGCCGCTTTATGATCGACACCGAACAGGCGCAACGGGTGGCCAATCTTGCCACCCAGTTGGTCGATCAGTTGGATAATAACTGGCTGCTGGATCCGCTAAGCCGTGATTTACTCATCAGCGCCTGCGCGCTGCATGAAATCGGGCTGAGCGTTGATTTCAAACGCGCGCCACAGCATGCGGCCTATCTGGTGAATAACCTCGACCTGCCCGGCTTTACCCCGGCGCAGAAAAAGCTTATCGCCACGCTGCTGCTTAACCAGACCAACGCCATCGACCTTTCTTCACTCCATCAGCAAAACGCGGTACCGCCGCGCATTGCCGAACATTTATGCCGTCTGCTACGGCTGGCGATTCTGTTTGCCAGCCGCCGTCGCGACGATCTCCTGCCGACAATTCAGCTCGCCGCGGACGATGAAAAGCTGACGCTGACGCTGCCGGATGACTGGCTGGAGGAACATCCGCTGGGCCGGGAAATGGTCGAGCAAGAGTGTCAGTGGCAAAGTTATGTTCACTGGGCGCTACTGCTCAACAATGGCGATGCGGCAAGGTAG
- the rep gene encoding DNA helicase Rep, whose amino-acid sequence MRLNPGQQQAVEFVTGPCLVLAGAGSGKTRVITNKIAHLIRGCGYQARHIAAVTFTNKAAREMKERVGQTLGRKEVRGLMISTFHTLGLDIIKREYAALGMKSNFSLFDDTDQVALLKELTEGLIEDDKVVLQQLISTISNWKNDLKTPAQAAAGAKGERDRIFAHCYGLYDAHMKACNVLDFDDLILLPTLLLQRNEEVRERWQNKIRYLLVDEYQDTNTSQYELVKLLVGQRARFTVVGDDDQSIYSWRGARPQNLVLLSQDFPALQVIKLEQNYRSSGRILKAANILIANNPHVFEKRLFSELGYGTELKVLSANNEDHEAERVAGELIAHHFINKTDYKDYAILYRGNHQSRVFEKMLMQNRIPYKISGGTSFFSRPEIKDLLAYLRVLTNPDDDSAFLRIVNTPKREIGPATLQKLGEWAMSRNKGLFTASFDMGLSQTLTGRGYESLTRFTHWLREIQQLTEREPVAAVRDLIRGIDYESWLYETSPSPKAAEMRMKNVNQLFTWMTEMLEGSEIDEPMTLTQVVTRFTLRDMMERGESDEELDQVQLMTLHASKGLEFPYVYLVGMEEGLLPHQSSIDEDNVDEERRLAYVGITRAQKELIFTLCKERRQYGELVRPEPSRFLLELPQDDLIWEQERKVISAEERMHKGQANVANIKAMLAKAKKG is encoded by the coding sequence ATGCGTTTAAACCCTGGCCAACAACAAGCCGTCGAATTCGTTACCGGACCGTGCCTGGTGCTGGCGGGCGCCGGTTCCGGTAAGACCCGCGTTATTACCAATAAAATCGCCCACCTGATCCGCGGCTGCGGCTATCAGGCGCGCCATATCGCGGCCGTGACCTTTACCAACAAAGCCGCGCGCGAAATGAAAGAACGCGTCGGGCAAACGCTGGGGCGCAAAGAGGTGCGCGGCTTGATGATTTCCACCTTCCACACCCTGGGGCTGGATATCATCAAGCGCGAATATGCCGCGCTGGGAATGAAGTCTAACTTTTCGCTGTTCGATGATACTGATCAGGTTGCTTTGCTTAAAGAGCTGACCGAAGGGTTGATCGAAGATGACAAAGTGGTGTTGCAGCAGCTGATCTCGACGATCTCCAATTGGAAAAACGATCTGAAAACGCCCGCGCAGGCGGCGGCAGGCGCGAAAGGCGAGCGGGATCGTATCTTCGCTCACTGTTATGGGCTGTACGACGCGCACATGAAGGCCTGCAATGTCCTTGATTTCGACGATCTGATCCTGCTGCCGACGCTGTTGCTGCAGCGTAATGAAGAGGTGCGCGAACGCTGGCAGAATAAGATCCGTTACCTGCTGGTGGATGAGTATCAGGATACCAACACCAGCCAGTATGAACTGGTGAAGCTGCTGGTGGGGCAGCGCGCGCGCTTTACCGTGGTGGGCGACGATGATCAGTCGATCTACTCGTGGCGCGGCGCGCGGCCGCAGAACCTGGTGCTGCTTAGTCAGGACTTCCCGGCGTTGCAGGTGATCAAGCTTGAGCAGAACTACCGCTCTTCCGGGCGAATACTGAAAGCCGCTAACATTCTGATCGCTAATAACCCGCACGTCTTTGAAAAGCGGCTGTTCTCTGAACTGGGTTACGGCACCGAACTGAAAGTGCTTTCCGCTAACAACGAAGATCATGAAGCGGAGCGCGTTGCCGGCGAGCTGATCGCCCATCACTTTATTAATAAAACCGACTATAAAGATTACGCGATCCTCTATCGCGGCAACCATCAGTCGCGCGTCTTTGAAAAGATGCTGATGCAGAACCGCATTCCGTACAAAATCTCCGGCGGCACCTCGTTTTTCTCACGTCCGGAAATTAAAGACCTGCTGGCCTATCTGCGCGTGTTGACCAATCCGGATGACGACAGCGCCTTCCTGCGAATCGTCAATACGCCAAAGCGCGAGATTGGCCCGGCGACGTTGCAAAAGCTCGGTGAATGGGCGATGAGCCGCAACAAAGGCTTGTTCACCGCCAGCTTTGATATGGGGTTAAGCCAGACGCTCACCGGGCGCGGGTACGAATCTCTCACCCGTTTCACCCACTGGCTACGGGAAATTCAGCAGTTGACCGAGCGCGAGCCGGTTGCCGCCGTGCGTGATTTGATTCGCGGGATTGATTATGAATCCTGGTTGTATGAAACCTCGCCCAGCCCGAAAGCCGCAGAAATGCGGATGAAAAACGTCAACCAGCTGTTTACCTGGATGACTGAGATGCTGGAAGGCAGCGAGATTGATGAACCGATGACGCTAACGCAGGTGGTCACTCGCTTCACCTTGCGCGACATGATGGAACGCGGTGAATCGGACGAAGAGTTGGATCAGGTCCAACTGATGACCCTCCACGCCTCAAAAGGACTGGAGTTCCCGTATGTTTACCTGGTCGGAATGGAAGAGGGGCTGTTGCCGCACCAGAGCAGCATTGATGAAGATAACGTTGATGAAGAGCGCCGTCTGGCCTACGTCGGCATCACCCGGGCGCAGAAAGAGCTGATCTTCACGTTGTGTAAGGAACGTCGGCAGTATGGCGAGCTGGTGCGCCCGGAGCCGAGCCGTTTTCTGCTGGAACTCCCGCAGGACGATCTGATTTGGGAGCAAGAGCGGAAGGTGATTTCAGCAGAAGAGCGGATGCATAAAGGCCAGGCCAACGTCGCGAATATTAAGGCGATGCTGGCGAAGGCGAAAAAGGGTTAA
- the ppiC gene encoding peptidylprolyl isomerase PpiC: MAKSAAALHILVKEEKLAQEILAKLERGVSFDHLAKRYSKCPSGRNGGDLGEFQQGVMVGPFDKAVFSCPLLKPYGPVQTKFGYHIIKVLYRR; this comes from the coding sequence ATGGCAAAAAGCGCAGCAGCCCTGCATATTCTGGTAAAAGAAGAGAAACTGGCGCAGGAGATCCTCGCCAAACTGGAACGCGGCGTCAGCTTCGATCATCTGGCGAAGCGCTACTCAAAGTGTCCATCAGGACGCAACGGCGGTGATTTAGGCGAATTCCAACAGGGGGTGATGGTCGGCCCGTTCGATAAAGCCGTCTTCAGTTGCCCGTTGCTCAAGCCCTATGGACCGGTGCAAACCAAATTTGGCTACCATATCATCAAGGTGCTGTATCGCCGTTAA
- the ppiC gene encoding peptidylprolyl isomerase PpiC encodes MAKTAAALHILVKEEKLALDLLEQLKNGADFGKLAKKHSICPSGKRGGDLGEFRQGQMVPAFDKVVFSCPELEPTGPLHTQFGYHIIKVLYRK; translated from the coding sequence ATGGCTAAAACAGCGGCAGCACTGCACATTCTGGTAAAAGAAGAGAAACTGGCTCTCGATCTGCTTGAGCAGCTTAAAAATGGCGCCGACTTCGGCAAGCTGGCGAAGAAACACTCAATCTGCCCGTCAGGAAAACGCGGCGGCGATCTGGGTGAATTCCGCCAGGGCCAGATGGTCCCGGCATTCGATAAAGTGGTCTTCTCCTGCCCGGAACTGGAGCCAACTGGCCCACTGCATACCCAGTTTGGCTACCACATTATCAAAGTGCTGTACCGTAAGTAA
- a CDS encoding DUF1360 domain-containing protein, producing the protein MIENLTTCLMIAMAASSISMTVTQTELFAAFREWTTKKNVLMGHLFHCFYCLSHWVVFGGMAVYRPALLNSGFALIDWVMTAFIVITITTLINGLMFKVFQAAVSTHVMKHNAQQTLQSQK; encoded by the coding sequence ATGATTGAAAATTTAACCACCTGCCTGATGATTGCGATGGCGGCGAGCAGTATTTCGATGACGGTGACGCAGACGGAGTTGTTTGCCGCGTTTCGTGAATGGACGACGAAAAAGAACGTGCTAATGGGGCACTTGTTCCACTGCTTCTACTGCCTAAGTCACTGGGTGGTATTTGGCGGGATGGCGGTATATCGCCCGGCGCTGTTGAACAGCGGCTTTGCGCTGATTGACTGGGTGATGACGGCGTTTATCGTGATTACTATCACCACGCTGATTAATGGCTTGATGTTTAAGGTGTTCCAGGCGGCGGTTAGCACCCACGTGATGAAACATAACGCCCAGCAGACGCTGCAATCGCAGAAATAA
- a CDS encoding Rrf2 family transcriptional regulator has translation MKINNSFSATLHILLHMEQVDKPLTSEQMADFIDGNPAFIRKLLAGLRENKIVCATKGHNGGWRLCRPANEVTLHDIYFALGSPTLFAIGNRSENPLCLVEQGVNRVMSETLADAQTLILDRFKRLTLQDIGSEFISYFNDQGHDHD, from the coding sequence ATGAAAATAAATAACTCATTCTCAGCGACATTACACATCCTGCTGCATATGGAGCAGGTCGATAAACCTCTTACTTCGGAGCAGATGGCTGATTTTATCGACGGCAACCCGGCATTTATCCGCAAGCTGCTGGCCGGATTACGCGAAAACAAAATCGTCTGTGCAACCAAAGGGCATAACGGCGGTTGGCGGCTATGTCGTCCGGCCAACGAAGTGACGCTGCACGATATCTATTTCGCGCTGGGGTCGCCGACGCTGTTTGCGATTGGCAACCGCAGCGAAAACCCGCTGTGCCTGGTGGAGCAGGGGGTAAACCGGGTGATGTCAGAGACGCTCGCCGATGCGCAGACGCTGATCCTCGATCGCTTTAAGCGCCTGACGCTACAGGATATCGGCAGCGAATTTATTAGCTACTTCAACGACCAAGGCCACGACCATGATTGA
- the ilvC gene encoding ketol-acid reductoisomerase produces the protein MANYFNTLNLRQQLAQLGKCRFMGRDEFADGASYLQGKKVVIVGCGAQGLNQGLNMRDSGLDISYALRKEAIAEKRASWRKATENGFKVGTYEELIPQADLVVNLTPDKQHSDVVRSVQPLMKDGAALGYSHGFNIVEVGEQIRKDITVVMVAPKCPGTEVREEYKRGFGVPTLIAVHPENDPKGEGMAIAKAWAAATGGHRAGVLESSFVAEVKSDLMGEQTILCGMLQAGSLLCFDKLVAEGTDAAYAEKLIQFGWETITEALKQGGITLMMDRLSNPAKLRAYALSEQLKEIMAPLFQKHMDGIISGEFSSGMMADWANDDKNLLTWREETGKTAFETAPQFEGKIGEQEYFDKGVLMIAMVKAGVELAFETMVDSGIIEESAYYESLHELPLIANTIARKRLYEMNVVISDTAEYGNYLFSYACVPLLKEFMTTLQTGDLGKAIAEGAVDNAQLRDVNEAIRSHAIEAVGKKLRGYMTDMKRIAVAG, from the coding sequence ATGGCTAACTACTTTAATACACTGAATCTGCGCCAGCAGCTGGCACAGCTGGGCAAATGTCGCTTCATGGGCCGCGACGAATTCGCCGATGGCGCAAGCTACCTTCAGGGTAAAAAAGTGGTCATCGTCGGCTGTGGCGCTCAGGGCCTGAACCAGGGCCTGAACATGCGTGACTCTGGTCTGGATATCTCCTACGCTCTGCGTAAAGAAGCGATTGCCGAGAAGCGCGCGTCCTGGCGTAAAGCGACCGAAAACGGCTTCAAAGTCGGTACCTATGAAGAGCTGATCCCGCAGGCTGACCTGGTGGTTAACCTGACGCCGGACAAACAGCACTCCGACGTGGTGCGTTCCGTACAGCCGCTGATGAAAGACGGCGCGGCGCTGGGTTATTCTCACGGTTTCAACATCGTCGAAGTGGGCGAGCAGATCCGTAAAGACATCACCGTAGTGATGGTGGCGCCGAAGTGCCCGGGTACCGAAGTGCGTGAAGAGTACAAACGTGGTTTCGGGGTTCCGACCCTGATTGCGGTTCACCCGGAAAACGATCCGAAAGGCGAAGGTATGGCGATCGCTAAAGCCTGGGCCGCGGCAACCGGTGGTCACCGTGCTGGCGTACTGGAATCCTCCTTCGTTGCGGAAGTGAAATCTGACCTGATGGGCGAGCAGACTATCCTGTGCGGTATGCTGCAGGCCGGTTCTCTGCTGTGCTTCGACAAGCTGGTGGCTGAAGGCACCGATGCCGCTTACGCAGAAAAACTGATTCAGTTCGGCTGGGAAACCATCACCGAAGCGCTGAAGCAGGGCGGCATCACCCTGATGATGGACCGCCTGTCTAACCCGGCAAAACTGCGCGCTTATGCGCTGTCAGAACAGCTGAAAGAGATCATGGCGCCGCTGTTCCAGAAACACATGGACGGCATCATCTCCGGTGAATTCTCCTCCGGTATGATGGCTGACTGGGCGAACGACGACAAAAACTTGCTGACCTGGCGTGAAGAGACCGGTAAAACCGCGTTCGAAACCGCGCCGCAGTTTGAAGGCAAAATCGGCGAGCAGGAGTACTTCGATAAAGGCGTACTGATGATTGCGATGGTGAAAGCGGGCGTTGAGCTGGCGTTCGAAACCATGGTTGATTCCGGCATCATCGAAGAGTCTGCTTACTACGAATCACTGCACGAACTGCCGCTGATCGCTAACACCATTGCCCGTAAGCGTCTGTACGAAATGAACGTGGTTATCTCCGATACCGCAGAATACGGTAACTACCTGTTCTCTTACGCTTGCGTACCGCTGCTGAAAGAGTTCATGACCACGCTGCAGACCGGCGATCTGGGTAAAGCGATTGCCGAAGGCGCGGTAGACAACGCTCAGCTGCGTGACGTGAACGAAGCGATTCGCAGCCACGCTATCGAAGCGGTAGGTAAAAAACTGCGCGGTTATATGACGGATATGAAGCGCATCGCAGTCGCTGGTTAA
- a CDS encoding fimbrial protein, which yields MKKVMIAAALASIVSGSALAAVTTPGGTIHFKGFITEDGCSVSTSANEPVSLGTVQKSAFTTSGDVSTKVPFKIELTNCPASFITAAVTFKGTESSTAGVLALDTTTSTAEGVGIRISDDKGKDVDINSASDPYALTAGGGSTTLNFDAQYYALVDNADITAGQADGIVDFDMTYN from the coding sequence ATGAAAAAGGTAATGATTGCTGCCGCGCTGGCTTCCATCGTATCAGGTTCTGCACTGGCGGCTGTAACCACCCCTGGCGGTACGATTCATTTCAAGGGGTTTATCACTGAAGATGGGTGTTCGGTCAGCACCAGCGCTAACGAGCCGGTTTCATTAGGCACCGTTCAGAAATCTGCTTTCACCACTTCCGGTGATGTTTCTACAAAGGTTCCGTTCAAAATTGAATTGACGAACTGCCCGGCAAGCTTCATCACGGCCGCAGTAACCTTTAAGGGAACTGAATCCAGCACCGCAGGCGTACTGGCACTGGACACCACAACCAGTACCGCTGAAGGCGTGGGTATCCGGATCTCTGATGATAAAGGCAAGGATGTGGATATCAACTCCGCCAGCGACCCTTATGCCCTGACCGCCGGTGGCGGCAGTACTACGCTCAATTTTGACGCTCAGTACTACGCACTCGTCGATAATGCCGATATCACCGCAGGTCAGGCCGATGGCATCGTCGACTTTGACATGACCTACAACTAA
- a CDS encoding molecular chaperone — MKCRLMGVAVVLMAAASVAQAGVVIGATRLIYDGGKKESSLNVNNPDKVPYLIQSWVSTQDSGTEKAPFVITPPLFRLNGGEGNILRVVRAGGNLPEDRESLYWMNIKSIPTASTDEQKSQLQIAVNSRMKLIYRPKGLKGAPDERAGELKWQRTGDQLQVTNPTPFYMNFYSITVGGNTLKKVTFVPPMGHTSFPLPKGAGNGIHWKVINDYGGIGEDHAASL, encoded by the coding sequence ATGAAATGTCGTCTTATGGGAGTCGCAGTGGTGTTAATGGCGGCGGCCAGCGTTGCTCAGGCTGGCGTGGTGATTGGCGCGACGCGCTTAATTTACGACGGCGGTAAGAAAGAGTCTTCCCTGAATGTCAATAACCCCGACAAGGTGCCGTATCTGATCCAGTCGTGGGTGAGCACCCAGGACAGCGGCACAGAAAAGGCCCCCTTTGTTATCACCCCACCACTGTTCCGTCTGAATGGCGGGGAAGGCAATATTCTGCGCGTGGTGCGGGCGGGCGGGAATTTACCGGAAGACCGGGAGTCGCTGTACTGGATGAATATTAAATCGATCCCGACGGCCTCAACGGATGAGCAAAAAAGCCAGTTACAGATTGCGGTCAACAGCAGGATGAAGCTGATTTATCGCCCTAAAGGCCTTAAAGGCGCACCGGACGAACGCGCCGGTGAACTGAAATGGCAACGCACAGGCGATCAGCTTCAGGTAACAAACCCGACCCCGTTTTATATGAACTTCTACTCCATCACCGTCGGGGGTAACACGTTGAAAAAGGTTACCTTTGTCCCACCGATGGGGCACACCAGCTTCCCGCTACCCAAGGGCGCTGGCAACGGTATCCACTGGAAAGTGATCAATGACTATGGCGGCATTGGCGAGGATCACGCCGCGTCACTGTAG
- a CDS encoding fimbrial biogenesis outer membrane usher protein encodes MLLSWPLLGAQARDYFNPAFLKTGPAQQANADLSVFEENGAQSPGTYRVDIYLNKDKFDTRDVVFKFIKGNDGKETLQPCISVATLAEMGVKTASFPALGSTEAECANLAAIPQSSATFRFNVQQLLLSMPQAAVSQNARGYVPESQWDEGITALLLNYSLSGANNYTRTNDSQDSDSQYVNLRPGINIGPWRLRNYTTWNRDSNGQDKWDTVYTYVQRDIIRLKSQLTLGESSSPADIFDSVPFRGGQLASDDDMLPDSLKGYAPVVRGIARSNAQVTVRQNGYTIYQTYVTPGAFEITDMYPTGSSGDLNVTIKEADGSEQQLVVPFASLPVLQREGRLKYSITGGQYRAYDNSVDKTGFGQATGIYGLPFGVTLYGGGQFAGHYQSLAFGAGKNMETLGAISTDVTQSWSTQKDRQKQQGQSWRIRYSKDLLDTGTNITIAGYRYSTSGYYTLSEVLDTYNNDSDSTVTDRRRNRAEMTLSQTLWDDAGSLSLNLVSEDYWNSQQSMRSIGVGYSNSWQYFSYNLNYSYNRNTQDSGNGGKRYDNDQQFSLNISIPLDSWMSSTYADYSMNTSQQGNTTNNVGLSGSALADNNLSWSVSEGYGSQGEGNSGNMSADYRGTYAEVNAAYAYDRDMQRVNYGLQGGIVAHANGITLGQSLNDTIALVAAQGAGGVGVTNQTGVSTDFRGYAIVPYVSPYRKTQISLNTEMLPDDVDIETASQNVVPTRGAVVRASFNASVGQRVMMTLVRQDGGSIPFGAMVSDPTQKTQAFIVGDGGQVYLTGLAESGKLTVKWGSDAGQQCQVDYQLKQTEASGLQMLQAMCR; translated from the coding sequence ATGTTACTCAGTTGGCCCCTTCTGGGTGCTCAGGCGCGGGATTATTTTAACCCCGCGTTTCTGAAAACCGGCCCTGCACAACAGGCAAACGCCGACCTGTCGGTATTCGAAGAGAACGGCGCACAGTCGCCGGGAACCTACCGCGTCGATATTTACCTTAATAAAGACAAGTTCGATACCCGCGACGTCGTGTTTAAGTTCATCAAAGGCAACGATGGCAAAGAGACGCTGCAACCCTGCATCAGCGTCGCCACGCTAGCGGAGATGGGGGTAAAAACCGCGTCCTTCCCCGCGTTGGGCAGCACAGAGGCCGAATGCGCGAATCTGGCGGCGATCCCGCAGTCCAGCGCGACATTTCGCTTTAACGTGCAGCAGTTGTTACTCAGTATGCCGCAAGCCGCCGTGTCGCAGAATGCGCGCGGTTATGTCCCGGAATCTCAGTGGGATGAAGGGATCACCGCGCTGCTGCTGAACTACAGCTTGAGCGGCGCCAATAATTACACCCGCACAAACGACAGCCAGGACAGCGACAGCCAGTACGTCAACCTGCGGCCGGGGATCAACATCGGCCCGTGGCGCCTGCGCAATTACACCACCTGGAACCGCGACAGCAACGGGCAAGACAAATGGGATACCGTATATACCTATGTCCAGCGCGACATCATTCGGCTGAAAAGTCAGCTAACGCTGGGAGAGAGCAGCTCACCCGCCGATATTTTTGACAGCGTCCCCTTTCGTGGCGGGCAGCTCGCCTCTGACGACGACATGCTCCCGGACAGTCTGAAAGGTTATGCCCCCGTGGTGCGCGGTATCGCCCGCAGCAATGCGCAGGTCACGGTTCGTCAGAATGGTTATACCATCTACCAGACCTACGTCACGCCGGGCGCATTTGAAATTACCGATATGTACCCCACTGGCAGCAGCGGCGACCTGAACGTGACGATCAAAGAAGCGGATGGTAGCGAGCAGCAGCTGGTGGTGCCGTTTGCCTCTCTGCCGGTACTGCAACGCGAAGGGCGGCTTAAATATTCAATCACCGGCGGGCAATACCGCGCTTATGACAACAGCGTGGATAAAACCGGCTTTGGCCAGGCCACGGGGATTTACGGTTTACCTTTTGGTGTCACGCTTTACGGCGGCGGGCAGTTCGCCGGCCACTACCAGTCACTGGCGTTTGGGGCAGGGAAAAATATGGAGACACTGGGGGCTATCTCCACCGACGTGACGCAATCGTGGTCCACGCAGAAAGACCGTCAGAAGCAACAAGGGCAGTCCTGGCGTATTCGTTACAGCAAAGATCTCCTCGACACGGGCACCAATATCACCATTGCCGGTTATCGTTATTCCACCTCCGGGTATTACACGCTATCGGAAGTGCTGGATACCTACAACAACGACAGCGATTCCACAGTGACCGATCGCCGCCGTAACCGGGCTGAAATGACGCTGAGCCAGACACTGTGGGACGACGCTGGATCGCTGTCGTTAAACCTGGTCAGCGAGGACTACTGGAACAGCCAGCAGAGCATGCGCTCGATAGGCGTGGGATACAGCAACAGCTGGCAGTACTTCAGCTACAACCTGAACTACAGCTACAACCGCAACACCCAGGACAGCGGCAATGGTGGGAAACGGTACGACAACGATCAGCAGTTTTCCCTCAACATCAGTATTCCGCTGGACAGCTGGATGAGCAGTACCTACGCCGACTACAGCATGAACACCAGCCAGCAGGGCAATACCACCAATAACGTCGGGCTGAGTGGCTCGGCGCTGGCGGATAATAACCTGAGCTGGAGCGTATCGGAGGGTTACGGCAGCCAGGGAGAAGGCAACAGCGGCAACATGAGCGCCGATTACCGGGGCACCTACGCCGAGGTAAACGCGGCCTACGCCTACGACAGGGATATGCAGCGGGTGAACTACGGCCTGCAAGGGGGGATCGTCGCGCACGCCAACGGCATAACGCTGGGGCAATCGCTGAATGACACCATCGCCCTGGTGGCGGCGCAGGGCGCGGGCGGCGTTGGCGTCACCAACCAGACCGGGGTGAGCACGGATTTTCGCGGCTATGCCATTGTGCCTTACGTCAGCCCGTATCGTAAAACCCAGATATCGCTGAACACCGAAATGCTCCCCGATGATGTCGATATCGAAACCGCGAGCCAGAATGTCGTGCCGACGCGCGGCGCGGTGGTGCGGGCGAGCTTTAACGCCAGCGTGGGGCAGCGCGTGATGATGACGTTAGTCCGCCAGGACGGAGGCAGCATTCCTTTTGGCGCGATGGTGAGCGATCCCACGCAGAAAACGCAGGCGTTTATCGTCGGCGATGGCGGCCAGGTGTATCTGACCGGGCTGGCGGAGAGCGGAAAACTGACGGTGAAATGGGGCAGCGACGCCGGGCAGCAGTGCCAGGTGGATTACCAGTTGAAGCAAACAGAGGCCTCCGGCTTACAGATGCTCCAGGCGATGTGCCGGTAA